A stretch of DNA from Acanthochromis polyacanthus isolate Apoly-LR-REF ecotype Palm Island chromosome 21, KAUST_Apoly_ChrSc, whole genome shotgun sequence:
CACCGTAACACCTTGTCCCCGCTAGGTGCTTataagtttaaacacatccccgttttctgtcatctttatgtgaattttcggacttttcgtCATGTCACGAAACCGCTTCttagacaacacttcctgtgccgctggaatggtgacaaaataaaagcctgcaacattaaaaatatatcttcaaaataaaagcatggaaggaatggttattttaacactagcaaaacaaaggcttgccaaaagtgatgaactgatcaacacacCTTCATAAGTGTAATTGACACGCAGTTTCGTATGCATacataacatccatccatccattctctatacaccgctttatcctcactcgggtcgcggagggtgctggagcctatcccagctgactcaggcgaaggcaggggacaccctggacaggtcgccagtctatcacagggctacatatacagacaaacaatcacactcacattcacacctacggacaatttagagtaaccaattaacctcagcatgtttttggactgtgggaggaagccggagtacccagaccGGGGATcgtcttgctgcaaggtgaaagtgctaaccactactccactgtgcagcctgcatacataacatgcacatgcataacacatgcctgtgctcggcacaaagtcatttttttattaaagatttcttcCATTGTAAATAACACGTTAActcagcagccttggtggagtactgcactctctgagtgcttttctagatTCAATTTGCAGACCATGAAGAGAAAGTCAACAGACATCTCTCCttacttcaagaagaaaattagaGAGAGAGCCGACGGTTGAGCAGCAGAGGCATAGTGatgaggagacggaggaggaagGTAGAGGGAGGAAATTAACTCAAAATGTTAACTGTACTGTTCTTAGTCTATGCACTTTAGATCATtagtaacattaaatataacaaTAAAGACAATAAGTTTATCAATAGGTGCTCCCTCAAGTCTTTCTGATAGTTTTCTGCTAGCCTACATACTACGGTATAATAAAAAGATAGTAATAATAGTACTAGTAAAATAAAATCCctgaaattatgactttttagtTTTGGTGTGCCACCCCAAGATTTTAAGTGGCTGCAGCTGGCCACCCCTATGAAAAATGTATGCAGGCGCCACTGTCCTGCAGGAACAATGTTTCATCAGTCTTTAATCACagtatcatttctgacattgAAGGAGCTTCCAACAGTAAACATACAAATACATAACaagcagcagctttaagcaTTCATCTCATCGGAAAACCACACATCTAAGATCAgtaagaaaaatgtgtttattcaaGGGCGTAACTTTGGGTCTTCCACTGGGGGGGTTAAACTTTGTGcctgtttattggtatttattgaATTGTTTACTTTTGTAAAAGGAATCGGGGTAATTTGGCATGTCTGTATTAGAAATACATTGGTGATTTActtgaagttgttgcagctgtgtaCTTGACTATTTATGCAACAATGACCAATTAATTCCTATTGTGTTTAAGTACTAGCTAGCAAGACCATAGCAGCTTCCACTTAATTGATTTTGGGTTTATGTCAACCatctatgaaaaaaaatcaagaacttTAAAGATTAATCAATTGCATCACTGTATTGACACTACTaaagtacaaacagaaaatgtcttatGCACAATTCATGGCAACACTCAATACAACACACAATACAGGGTGGCACACTGGAGTGCAGCTTGCACCTCTATTCTGAACATGGCAAACTGATTTCACATATTGGTGAACATCACCAATTCATATtaacaaaatccaaataaaagcattaaaatacaACAGTAGGCCTATCTGCAAACCACATATTAAGGTAGCTATGTCACAACATATTAGAATACAATACCATCACACATACCATTACCATGACAAGTATTTGACAAATAAACAGGTTGCTATACTGGTATCTACTCTGCCAGCAACTAGCGGACTATAGATAATGTTGGGCAATTCAGATAAAAGCACCAAATACCTGTTTGCGTCACGGTGTAAAACAAACGAACTGGGCACACACTGACTTCTTAGTTAAGAGGTCCAATTTGTCCTGATGGATGTGACACACTGCAACATGGTTCAGCCTCTGCTGCGTCATAGTTGTGCGTAACCAAGTCTTTAATCGTCTAAGAGCACTAAAGCTCCTCTCTGCCTCTGAGGATGAGACTGGTACCACAAGGAGTAACCTGACCAGAGTTTCAACTTCAGTAAATAAGCCTCGCACCTCACATGGCAAACCTTTGAGAATGCTTGTAGCCTCTCCACAGGAATTGTATGTGTAATTGTGTTTGAACATAGGCACCTGGATTTCCAGCAACTGGGCATTAATTTCTGGATAGTTGTGAATCACAGGGTCAACATTTCCAGACAGCAAGGTGTTCTCCAGCTTTTGCAGGATAGAAAGCCCACCCTGCTGGAAACGTTCTGTGAACTGTGTGTGAATGGTGTCAAGTACCTTATAAAACTCAACTCTGTAGAATTCTGCAGGAGTTTTAGGACCGAAACCACTTGATTCTCCACTATAGCGCTTGGGTGGTTGTCGAACTCTTGGCATTGTTATAGGTTCTAAGTCTAAAGAGTTCACAACTGTAGATGCCTCCTCAAAAAGGCTTTGGAAGGCCTCATCACTTCTCTTGCCATTGAGAGTAGACTGAACCTTACAAACAGCAGCCTGCATACCAGAAACAGTCTGTGTCCTTCTCTGAAGAGAACTGTTGAGACACTCCAGCTCACCAATAACTGCTTGTGCCATCACAAGACCAAGTACAGTACTGCCTCTcataaactgctgaaacagaCCATTTGCAGTGGCTGCAGTGGGAGAGTCAGTCCCTGCCATTTCCTCTAAGGCAGTGAGGACAGAGTCATACTGTGTTAAAACTGAACGGATGGCATCGTGTCTTACAGTCCACCTTGTTTCACACAGTGGTTTCAGGGTGCTTGGGGTTCCATGGTCAGATTTTGCGATCTGATGAAACATCTGTTTGAATTTGCCAGACTGTCCACACAAAACTCCTAACTGATGAACCCAGTCAAGCGCATCTTGTACAACTGTAGAAGCTGCACATGCTTTTTGTGCTACCAAATTCACACAGTGTGCTCCACAGTGTGCGTACAAAGCTCGTGGTTGTTTCTCCCTAATAAGAACCTGTGTACCAGAATATTTGCCAGACATGTTTGCTGCACCATTGTATGTCTGCCCACGCAGTGCTGACAATGGCAAATTTAGTCTGCAAAGTACATCTAATGCTACTTTTGCAAGACACTCTCCTGTTGTTTCGGTCACTGAATACATCCCAATAAATTCCTCATGAGGATATAAGTCATGATCCACAAAACGAAGACATACAGATTCTTGCTCTCGACCTGATATGTCTTGTGTCCCATCAACTATCAAGGCAAACTGTGTGACTGGGAGGCATCGAATAGTGTCAGCTATTCCTCTTACAATGTCATTGCTCAGTATGCCTAGTATTTCATTCTGAATGAGAGGACTTGTGTAATCCTGCTTGTGTGTCTCTAACCACTTTTGAAAAGCAGGGTCATCTTCTGCCTTTTCTTTAAGATGCTGGGATAGATTACCTTTCTCTTCCACATGATCTCGCAGAGCTAAACCTTGCCGAGCTAAGTATTTGATGGAGCCTACAATCTTCGACAATCCATTCCTTGCTTCCTCCTGTTGTCTGGCAACAGCTGAAGAAAGCTGTGAAGCAACAGTGCTCCCTTTTTGAGCAAAGATATTCATGGCATGGATATGCAACTGACATTTAGCATGTTCTGAGAACCTCTGGATAGCCTTTTTCCCATTTCTAAAGCCTACGCTCACAAAGGCAGGGTCACACTTGCTTGCAAATGTTGACTGATTCAAATAAACTTTGGCACAGTGAAAACATATGACCCCTTGTAAAGTGGCACTGTAATGCAACCAAGGAAAAGTTGTGAACCACTTTTGGTGAAAAGTCAACACACATTTAGCTCGCTTCTGCACTACAATAAACTTAGGATCAGGTTGCGCAGGCTTTGTGCAGGTCATGATGTCTGTAACATCAAATCCTTCTCTGTCCCTGTTGTCGGTGTTCAACTGGTCCCTAACATGGGGCTCAAGTCCCTGTGGTGAACATGACAGGAAGACTTGTCAGTCTctgaaataaaaatctattaaattaatgtattgtaaatataaataacactatttatgGTTAAATTGTCCTTGCATTCTTACCTGCTCATTTGCCTGACTGCTGCCCTCACTATGTGTCCCTCTGTGAGGAAACCACAAGAACCAAATATCAGTTCAGTGCTCTgatagtgtgtgtttgcatgcacaATTTTGTTTCTTAACCTTCCTCTTGTGTTAGGGTTGGTACTGACCCGTTTCAGGTTTTAAATGGTTTAAAGAACTaattaatatttgtttattgcATCAAGGCTTTTTGATTTTGTCTGCAACCTCgatttaaacaaattaaacaagaaagaaaaatacattaaacattaacatgTAATTAACATTAAATTGTAAGTGCTCTGTTTGAAATAGTGTTGTCTGTTTTGTCATGGCCCCAGTTATAACAATAAGATTATTTGGCAATAATTAGAGCCAAAACTGAAATCATGGTGCATCTGTGAATATTAACAtataaatgttcagaaatgttcagaaatatTCATGCATATAAAGTTCTTGTTctacaaaaatactgttttgcCTCTTTCTTTAAGTAAATATTGtcgatcctcagggccagtaaccccctaattaacttattcagctgtcagagaatcaccggaccagctctccatcctacGGGTCCGGTTCTCCAGCCCATTGGGGTCTAACTCAGATGGGTTCTAAAGAACTGTGAAGCTGGTAAtacgaggaaaattcgcctagctttctcactgccttcatccagacgcctatccctgcttcctctgataattaatttaaccgagtagccacttcggtatagttaaacTTAATCACCAGTCACGCCTGTTAACGGtagcttttcctctcatggaTCTTGCTCTTGGTAAGTTGCCAGGTTTAATTCAGAgattatggacatatagacaacctctaggatatgtttatagGGCCAACCTGGCCCCCatgactaggtaacctttcagaacctctaCTATTGTTATGCACGCAGTAATCTaactttttacatccagagcgAGATGTATAAGTAtcattcagggataaaaatagcacttgcaatttgttgtctttaattgcagaataatgctttattaaaatatatttagcagGGCGTAGCAATAGCTCTTAATCATCAGacaattaatcaaacatcactattctttcaattgtttaacacgactcataagtggaactatgctttcataaaagagaagtaatattcacccagattacataatttggagggagagcagccacggtgtggccacacccggctgctcacctgagacccgACAAGTGTTTGAgacccgccggggcccagggggaagtggacgggggtccgaccagatttagatctgcatatatccatttttattgtttggaccagtaaaaactttgttaatccATTCAGGTGTtattcctcacatggaaaatagagttcagtaatgttccttcagacaacattatttccagatcacagttcagtaatcctccaacactgcaggaaacgcagtactttggtccataattccatcagaacagttattccgTTGCAGACCATGTTGAATTCCCGTCcgagttacgtggtaatcatcccctgtgctcagactgatgtctggattgcacccaggcagatacccgcaacGATCTCCCAACTTGCGTCTcgatcagatgtaatttatagtttactgaaCCTTATGCATACGCAATGATCTCATACTAAATTAACTTGAGCAATAACTTCATCTTTACCCCCTCCCAACTCGCACACTTGCCCCATACACTGACCGCATGgacacctccacttttaaggaactgaaactatctgttttggactgtccagacagcccatcttgccccccctgatctctcctgtctgcaactcagcacaggctcctgatcaggaaaaggaaaagcggatgtcagcttctaactgtcgctggcatcccattgtgcaatcttttggacaatgtgtacagacttattaaaaaaaaaaaaaccaatctATTCTGAGTTTAATCTTTACGGTGAACATttgaccctagttcacttaactcgtgacttctcacctcattacCAAGTTAAAAcctcttattttaacagtagtcaaaccaaaactcttaaaagcattcccatttcataaagcataagtttctctttttttagtcaaatctatcaaaaacatcagttttcacagtgagctgctgttctgaccTGGTTACTTCTTAAACAAAGATTCTCAAGacaacctttcaaaaataatcaaaccatcactttttacagtgagacACGCTTCTGATTTCTACACTTGTTTCAAAATTATagaatgtaagaatagacacttggttagatcaaacacattcattaggttatggcataatttgATCCTAAAttacaggttataatatcacaatgttcccttatttagctgttgttctgtcagagtctcccctttgtggctgattctgggatctcatatctccatgcttcacaacaataTATGGTTGAAATTAACCCTTCACACCACAGATATTACTATAGTTTGTAATACTAGAATAAAAAAgtagtatatatttttacaatatATGTTCTAACACCTCCCAGTAATAATGAGGTAACAATACAACCTCTTATTTGTTTACATGATTCTCTTGAggttcatttcacatttttttaaattgaatttaagGGGTATACAGACAAAGAAAGGCCCAAAGGCCACACCAAAATATACTAAAACCAGTAATTCATGCATAATGAAGCCTGACAAGGTAACAATAGATAAGGGAAAAACTGCATGATAGATAATTGTTTTAAGTGTAATTTACAGCTGATTTAAGGCACAGGTCAAAACCAACCCTAGCATGGAGCATGTATAGAGAAAGCTAACACAGTACAAGGGCTAAGGTATGTTACCTGGTCATTTGTGCCTCCTGTGCTGCCTTTCCCTGtgctctctctccttctctttggtcacctgatgatcctccatcacctggacttcctctgtcacctcctcctcctctctcttgctcaactgttgcacctcctctggcacctcctctctctctctcctcatctgtgcttctccctctctggtcaccTGCCTCTCTTTCATGGCCTGTTCGGCAATCATTCTTGAACCTGGTATAAAAAAAAGCTTagttaatgttaaaatggtaTCAGCCCGGTTAAAAATGACCAGGTCAAAGATGAAGTActtctcttcccctcctctgtcactgtcaccgtgctgcagcagcaggacggATACTTAACACATGGAGGAGCGTCTGTTGTCTCCATGGTTACCGCTTCAGGCCGACGCAGACATTCCTGTTCCTTCAGGATTTAGAAATGCCTGGAAAAATGTAGCTTCTGTGTATGCTATTGCGttgtttgatcagtaaaatagctTCAGTACTGAAAAGatatttgatgtggaaaacagcgaCGTTACGACCTCCCCGGTTCCCCCGAGAAATGTAGTTTAACTACACCGCCATCCttcactgtgtattggagcaaagtcagcaaacagccctttaagttacaattcagtgaaaactgaCACTGGTCCTAAACAGTACATCCCCGACACTCTCTGGCTGTACCTCACAGGACAAGCTCAAACCAAATCCAGTCACAAACCATCAGCTAACTTAACAAGACAGGTAGActattttacctctttttggtcaagatatttcctttttttaaagttgttggtGTCAACCAACAATGAAGAATTGTCGTTTGTCCTTTTCGcgctcttttcatttcttcacaGCCCTGCTGTCTCCATCCATGCCAGATATACAGGGTCAGGGAAGTGAACGTTACGTAGAGGAGGCGCCGGGGGTTGGGTGATACCAAGTATTCAGTGGGGGTGTGGGGGGTTACATTAAGATGATTGAACTTGCTAatgttttgttggtaaatgatattaataataaaaatcaacaagatTATTAATGCTTTTATGAAATTGGAAAAATATGATTATATTGTGGGGGTTACATTAGCTGAACCTGATTTTTGGGGGGTCATGACCCCCATATCCCCTGTGCAAATTACGCCCTTGTGTCTATTACTCTATTGATGAAGTATTTCCTTTCTTCTTACAATACATAGAGAGCAGTTTAGCTGCTTTTCTAAAATAATCCCATTTTCTAAAAGAGAGTTTTTAAGAAACTgtataaaaaatgcatttactttATTGCTGGGGCCTGTGAATAGTGAGAAGGAGTCAGTAGATTTTTGTACAGCTGTTCAACCAACTTCAGTCACTGTCTctcgagcacaataataaacagcagaatcttcagtcttcaggctgttcatctgcagatacagctgctctttgctgttaTCTCTGGAGATGGTGAACCTGCCTTGGACTGACTGAGAGTAAAAGATTCTATCACTGTCAGATTCGATGATAgcgatccactccagtcctttacCAGGAGCCTGTCTGATCCAGTTCATCCACCAGCTACTAAATGATATTCCAGATGTTGTACAGGTGAGTCTGTGGGACTCTCcaggtcttttcactgctgattCAGAGTCTGTCATGCTCCAACCTTCAGCACcactccaaacaaacacagcaaccacCAACAGTGTGAGCTGTCTGTGATCCATGTTGACAATGTGACTGATATGTCTTCAAGTctgtaaatgtcctttaaataaactgaatccaCATGAAAATGCTTCCATGAGGCTCCTCCTGCATCAGTCAAATCAGAGGGCAGGTCTATAAACAGCACAACATGAGATTCAACATCATTTCAACAACCTGGcagccaaaaaataataatctgtttCCTCCTTGATATTAGAATAATTACttatcattatttcatttttcatttttgatgtctcatccagcagattctgttaaatatttattgatttaggAGAGTAATTTTATAACATTTTGTTAACTTTTGACATGAAGATAAAACTTAATTAATATAGTCTCAAAAACATAATAACATAAAAAACGAAAACTACAGATTTCTTAATTGATTTTATTTCCTTAATAGTCAAAGAACTGACAGCAtgaaaatctaattaaatgatTGAGTTGGATTCAGCTGATTGAAGGACTGGATTCTTTAAGACCTTCAAAGGTTTCAGtatttaaattatgttttaagcCACAGAATTTTTGAGAAACTTCAACCATCAAGAGGAAATTAAACACTCAGTAACAGAACCTGGTTTATATGTAAAATGCTGATACTGTAGTGGACAGgaaaaatatctgcttttttATCTATCAAATAATCTCCATAAAACAGATCTTTGTGTCCCATTTAAGTAGATGAAATAAGTGATTTTATAACAGATGTTTAGTCATACCAGGCTGAAatatatcattttaaaatgtg
This window harbors:
- the LOC127531539 gene encoding zinc finger MYM-type protein 1-like; the protein is MTCTKPAQPDPKFIVVQKRAKCVLTFHQKWFTTFPWLHYSATLQGVICFHCAKVYLNQSTFASKCDPAFVSVGFRNGKKAIQRFSEHAKCQLHIHAMNIFAQKGSTVASQLSSAVARQQEEARNGLSKIVGSIKYLARQGLALRDHVEEKGNLSQHLKEKAEDDPAFQKWLETHKQDYTSPLIQNEILGILSNDIVRGIADTIRCLPVTQFALIVDGTQDISGREQESVCLRFVDHDLYPHEEFIGMYSVTETTGECLAKVALDVLCRLNLPLSALRGQTYNGAANMSGKYSGTQVLIREKQPRALYAHCGAHCVNLVAQKACAASTVVQDALDWVHQLGVLCGQSGKFKQMFHQIAKSDHGTPSTLKPLCETRWTVRHDAIRSVLTQYDSVLTALEEMAGTDSPTAATANGLFQQFMRGSTVLGLVMAQAVIGELECLNSSLQRRTQTVSGMQAAVCKVQSTLNGKRSDEAFQSLFEEASTVVNSLDLEPITMPRVRQPPKRYSGESSGFGPKTPAEFYRVEFYKVLDTIHTQFTERFQQGGLSILQKLENTLLSGNVDPVIHNYPEINAQLLEIQVPMFKHNYTYNSCGEATSILKGLPCEVRGLFTEVETLVRLLLVVPVSSSEAERSFSALRRLKTWLRTTMTQQRLNHVAVCHIHQDKLDLLTKKSVCAQFVCFTP